The Trichosurus vulpecula isolate mTriVul1 chromosome 3, mTriVul1.pri, whole genome shotgun sequence genome includes a window with the following:
- the DOLPP1 gene encoding dolichyldiphosphatase 1 gives MAADGQCSLPASWRPVTLTHVEYPAGDLSGHLLAYLSLSPIFVIVGFVTLIIFKRELHTISFLGGLALNEGVNWLIKNIIQEPRPCGDTHSMVNTKYGMPSSHSQFMWFFSVYSFLFLYLRMHQTNNARFLDLLWRHVLSLGLVTVAFLVSYSRVYLLYHTWSQVLYGGVAGSIMAVAWFAFTQEILTPLFPRIAAWPISEFFLIRDTSLIPNVLWFEYTVTRAEARNRQRKLGTKLQ, from the exons ATGGCAGCGGACGGACAGTGCTCGCTCCCCGCTTCATGGCGGCCGGTGACCCTCACCCACGTCGAATATCCCGCAG GTGATCTTTCAGGCCACCTCCTTGCCTACCTGAGCCTCAGCCCCATCTTCGTTATTGTTGGCTTTGTGACACTCATCATATTCAAGCGAGAGCTTCACACT atttCTTTCCTGGGGGGTCTGGCACTCAACGAAGGGGTCAACTGGCTAATAAAGAACATTATCCAGGAGCCCCGGCCCTGTGGAG ATACGCACTCCATGGTGAATACCAAATATGGAATGCCTTCCAGTCATTCCCAATTTATGTGGTTCTTCTCAGtctactccttccttttcctttatttaag aATGCATCAAACAAACAACGCCAGATTCTTGGACTTGTTATGGAGACATGTGCTCTCTCTGGGCCTCGTGACAGTAGCCTTTCTCGTCTCATATAGTAG AGTGTATTTGTTGTACCACACCTGGAGCCAGGTTCTCTATGGAGGGGTTGCAGGAAGCATCATGGCTGTCGCGTGGTTTGCCTTCACACAGGAGATCCTCACTCCACTGTTCCCCAGGATAGCAGCCTG GCCCATATCTGAGTTCTTCTTAATTCGAGACACAAGCCTCATCCCCAACGTCCTGTGGTTTGAGTATACGGTCACCAGAGCAGAGGCCAG AAACAGACAGCGAAAGCTGGGTACAAAGCTACAGTGA